One genomic window of Haliotis asinina isolate JCU_RB_2024 chromosome 4, JCU_Hal_asi_v2, whole genome shotgun sequence includes the following:
- the LOC137282125 gene encoding uncharacterized protein has translation MVMLWYVNMVKLWYVNMVTLWYVNMVILWYINMVTLWYVNMVMLWYVNMVKLWYVNMVKLWYVNVVMLWYVNMVMLWYVNMVTLWYVNMVTLWYVNMVKLWYVNMVKLWYVNMVILWYVNMVMLWYVNMVMLWYINMVMLWYVNMVKLWYVNMVTLWYVNMVMLWYVNMVILWYVNMVILWYDRIGDFPCEQPRLGLRPTSQFLRLTSKQKTMETSHYPPVTEVERALVREIVSASMLSFPRPNDDLSASVRK, from the exons ATGGTCATGCTGTGGTACGTCAATATGGTCAAACTGTGGTACGTCAATATGGTCACACTGTGGTACGTCAATATGGTCATACTGTGGTACATCAATATGGTCACACTGTGGTACGTCAATATGGTCATGCTGTGGTACGTCAATATGGTCAAACTGTGGTACGTCAATATGGTCAAACTGTGGTACGTCAATGTGGTCATGCTGTGGTACGTCAATATGGTCATGCTGTGGTACGTCAATATGGTCACACTGTGGTACGTCAATATGGTCACACTGTGGTACGTCAATATGGTCAAACTGTGGTACGTCAATATGGTCAAACTGTGGTACGTCAATATGGTAATACTGTGGTACGTCAATATGGTCATGCTGTGGTACGTCAATATGGTCATGCTGTGGTACATCAATATGGTCATGCTGTGGTACGTCAATATGGTCAAACTGTGGTACGTCAATATGGTCACACTGTGGTACGTCAATATGGTCATGCTGTGGTACGTCAATATGGTCATACTATGGTACGTCAATATGGTCATACTGTGGTACGACAGGATTGGCGATTTTCCTTGCGAGCAGCCACGACTGGGGTTGAGACCAACGTCACAGTTTCTGCGACTGACTTCCAAACAGAAGACTATGGAAACGTCTCATT ATCCCCCTGTGACTGAGGTCGAGCGAGCGCTAGTGAGGGAGATCGTGTCGGCGAGTATGCTGAGCTTCCCAAGACCAAACGACGATCTCAGTGCGAGTGTGCGTAAGTGA